In Janibacter alkaliphilus, the following proteins share a genomic window:
- a CDS encoding serine/threonine-protein kinase — translation MAPAAPAAPHVPGYRLTRLLGAGGSSRVWRGRRESDESLVAIKVVDSVADDATIHEWSLLQHVASEHVVTLHEVLDIDTEDGPALALVLDLLAGGSLGTAVAQRGHLSPGECVTVLSPVATALDRLHELGIVHGDVSPGNVLLDSTGRPVLADLGVARLTGVSTGDVHGTDGFVAPEVLLGDEPGRASDIYALGAIAWLCLTGDPPGHVAGRGELADGAPEAPAPLVELVEECLAPDPDDRPDAQDAAVRFFDAAPAQALRLTSPGDVATGLTRRIREAAQEDPTEADLPWQRSTVLEPIGWRERRRHRRDERRDRRARRREAATALTASGRHRAEGRGTGRWFATLVAAAVAGIALAVAGPALSGGADSDEGRRLADQSASRADQAGPTTPSASTTSSSASTAGTSTSSPDETRTTPTSSAGGSQSGSAAELLGSRSAPRTDPVAVVRALGEVRADLLAAGEPDGVPRLDVPGSPAADADREHLTAMQQRGETYRGVELTVRRASTRSSSDGIAVVRATVDEGAYAVRSADGDLEQRPARSGEPVDLVLRWHEGRWRISEVRAT, via the coding sequence ATGGCTCCTGCCGCCCCTGCCGCACCGCACGTCCCCGGCTACCGGCTCACCCGACTCCTGGGTGCAGGCGGAAGCTCCCGCGTGTGGCGCGGGCGGCGGGAGTCCGACGAGTCCCTGGTGGCCATCAAGGTCGTCGACAGCGTGGCCGACGACGCGACGATCCACGAGTGGAGCCTGCTGCAGCACGTCGCCAGCGAGCACGTCGTCACGCTGCACGAGGTCCTCGACATCGACACCGAGGACGGCCCGGCGCTGGCCCTGGTGCTCGACCTGCTCGCCGGCGGCAGCCTGGGCACCGCCGTGGCCCAGCGCGGCCACCTCAGCCCGGGGGAGTGCGTCACCGTCCTCTCCCCGGTCGCCACCGCGCTGGACCGGCTGCACGAGCTGGGGATCGTGCACGGCGACGTGAGCCCGGGCAACGTGCTGCTCGACTCCACCGGCCGACCCGTGCTCGCCGACCTCGGCGTGGCCCGGCTGACCGGGGTCTCCACCGGTGACGTGCACGGCACCGACGGGTTCGTCGCGCCCGAGGTGCTCCTCGGCGACGAACCGGGCCGGGCCAGCGACATCTACGCGCTCGGGGCGATCGCCTGGCTCTGCCTCACCGGGGATCCGCCGGGCCATGTCGCTGGTCGTGGCGAGCTCGCCGACGGCGCGCCCGAGGCGCCCGCACCGCTCGTCGAGCTCGTCGAGGAGTGCCTGGCCCCCGACCCGGACGACCGGCCCGACGCCCAGGACGCCGCGGTGCGCTTCTTCGACGCGGCGCCGGCACAGGCGTTGCGGCTGACCAGCCCCGGCGACGTCGCCACCGGGCTGACCCGCCGCATCCGGGAGGCCGCCCAGGAGGACCCGACCGAGGCCGACCTGCCCTGGCAGCGCAGCACCGTGCTGGAGCCCATCGGCTGGCGCGAGCGACGCCGTCATCGGCGTGACGAACGGCGGGATCGTCGGGCGCGGCGGCGCGAGGCGGCGACCGCGCTGACGGCGAGCGGACGACACCGGGCCGAGGGACGCGGCACCGGGCGCTGGTTCGCCACCCTCGTCGCCGCGGCGGTGGCCGGGATCGCGCTCGCCGTCGCCGGGCCGGCGCTGAGCGGTGGCGCGGACAGCGATGAAGGGCGTCGCCTCGCCGACCAGAGCGCGAGCAGGGCCGACCAGGCCGGTCCGACCACCCCGAGCGCCAGCACCACCAGCAGCAGCGCGAGCACCGCAGGCACCAGTACCTCGAGCCCGGACGAGACCCGCACGACGCCCACCTCCAGCGCAGGAGGCAGCCAGTCCGGGTCCGCCGCCGAGCTCCTCGGCTCACGCAGCGCGCCACGCACCGACCCCGTGGCCGTGGTGCGCGCGCTCGGCGAGGTGCGTGCCGACCTGCTCGCGGCCGGCGAGCCCGACGGGGTGCCACGGCTGGACGTGCCGGGTTCGCCGGCCGCCGACGCCGACCGCGAGCACCTGACCGCGATGCAGCAGCGGGGTGAGACCTACCGGGGGGTCGAGCTCACGGTGCGTCGGGCGAGCACCCGCAGCAGCAGCGACGGGATCGCGGTCGTCCGGGCCACCGTCGACGAGGGTGCCTACGCGGTGCGCTCGGCCGACGGCGACCTGGAGCAGCGGCCCGCCCGCTCGGGGGAGCCCGTGGACCTGGTGCTGCGCTGGCACGAAGGGAGGTGGCGGATCAGCGAGGTCCGGGCGACCTGA
- a CDS encoding TIGR01777 family oxidoreductase, which yields MSEDSTTPQRVALTGASGFLGGALRASLTDAGHEVLTFVRGEADGPDQRSWDPAQGELDPADLEGVDVVVNLSGAGIADKRWSPQRKRLVLRSRVDSTTTIARVLAAGAGPTRLVSGSAIGFYGDRGDELLTEDSDVGDGFLSEVVRAWEEATRPAEDAGVSVAHARTGVVLAPGGGAIAPMLLLGRLGLGGPLGGGLIGGGQQWMPWITRPDWVGTVRLLVEQPEITGPVNVVGPEPARQRDIAAAIGRVLGRPAVLPAPTVAIRLALGEMADVILSSDRVLPQRLVEAGFTWEHDDLEQALRWVVDSSDD from the coding sequence GTGAGCGAGGACAGCACGACGCCGCAGCGCGTCGCCCTGACGGGAGCCTCCGGCTTCCTGGGCGGCGCGCTGCGCGCGTCTCTGACCGATGCCGGTCACGAGGTGCTCACCTTCGTCCGCGGCGAAGCGGACGGCCCCGACCAGCGGTCGTGGGACCCGGCACAGGGCGAGCTGGACCCGGCCGACCTCGAGGGGGTCGACGTCGTCGTCAACCTCAGCGGCGCCGGGATCGCGGACAAGCGCTGGTCGCCGCAGCGCAAGCGGCTCGTGCTGCGCTCGCGGGTCGACTCGACGACGACGATCGCCCGGGTGCTGGCCGCGGGGGCAGGCCCCACCCGGCTGGTCAGCGGCTCGGCGATCGGGTTCTACGGCGACCGCGGCGACGAGCTGCTCACCGAGGACTCCGACGTCGGTGACGGCTTCCTCAGCGAGGTGGTCCGCGCCTGGGAGGAGGCGACCCGTCCGGCCGAGGATGCCGGGGTCTCGGTCGCGCACGCGCGCACCGGCGTCGTGCTCGCGCCCGGGGGCGGGGCGATCGCCCCGATGCTGCTGCTCGGCCGGCTCGGTCTCGGCGGGCCGCTGGGCGGCGGGCTCATCGGTGGCGGCCAGCAGTGGATGCCGTGGATCACCCGCCCCGACTGGGTAGGTACGGTGCGCCTGCTCGTCGAGCAGCCCGAGATCACCGGCCCGGTCAACGTGGTCGGGCCGGAGCCGGCCCGGCAGCGGGACATCGCCGCCGCCATCGGTCGGGTGCTCGGTCGGCCCGCCGTGCTGCCGGCGCCGACGGTGGCGATCCGGCTGGCGCTCGGTGAGATGGCCGACGTCATCCTCTCCTCGGACCGGGTGCTGCCGCAGCGGCTCGTGGAGGCCGGCTTCACCTGGGAGCACGACGACCTGGAGCAGGCGCTGCGCTGGGTCGTCGACAGCAGCGACGACTGA
- the sucB gene encoding 2-oxoglutarate dehydrogenase, E2 component, dihydrolipoamide succinyltransferase gives MSERVTMPALGESVTEGTVTRWLKSVGDSVEVDEPLLEVSTDKVDTEIPSPVAGTLQEILVEEDETVEVGADLAVVGDGEAGDSSGGGSDEATDDSAEDSADSDDSDDDGAEDEGDAAEQDSDDSADDSAAESSSGSGGSGGGSGDGETVTMPALGESVTEGTVSRWLKSEGDEVEVDEPLLEVSTDKVDTEIPSPVAGTLTKILVQEDETVEVGGELAIVGGSGGGSGSAEEPKKEEAPKEAPAKDEAPAEKEAPAKEEKPAKEEKEETPESPTDSAPEPSEADKPDTATAPAPSATSNSASDAAAYVTPLVRKLAADNDIDLSSLTGTGIGGRIRKQDVLAAAEERKQAAQQPAEAERSAPAASSSAKPSAAPAAMESSVSKEKRGTREKMSRLRKVIAQRMVESLQVSAQLTTVVEVDMSKVARVRDAEKAGFQRREGTKLTFLPFIALAAAEALKDHPVINASVEDEEIVYHGQENLAIAVDTERGLLTPVVKNAGDLNIAGLARAIDDVAQRTRDNKITPDDLSGGTFTITNTGSRGALFDTPILNQPQVAMLGTGAIVRRPVVVTDTEGGETIAVRSMMYLALSYDHRIVDGADAARFLGTVKARLEEGAFEA, from the coding sequence ATGTCTGAACGGGTGACGATGCCCGCGCTCGGCGAGTCGGTGACCGAGGGCACGGTGACGCGATGGCTGAAGAGCGTCGGTGACTCCGTCGAGGTCGACGAGCCGCTGCTCGAGGTCTCGACCGACAAGGTCGACACCGAGATCCCCTCCCCGGTCGCCGGGACCCTGCAGGAGATCCTCGTCGAGGAGGACGAGACCGTCGAGGTCGGCGCGGACCTGGCCGTCGTCGGCGACGGCGAGGCCGGCGACTCCTCCGGCGGCGGCTCCGACGAGGCCACTGACGACAGCGCCGAGGACAGCGCCGACTCCGACGACTCGGATGACGACGGCGCGGAGGACGAGGGTGACGCCGCGGAGCAGGACTCCGACGACTCGGCCGACGACAGCGCCGCGGAGAGCTCGTCCGGGTCCGGCGGCTCCGGCGGTGGTTCCGGAGACGGCGAGACCGTCACGATGCCGGCGCTCGGCGAGTCGGTCACCGAGGGCACCGTCTCCCGGTGGCTGAAGTCCGAGGGCGACGAGGTCGAGGTCGACGAGCCGCTGCTCGAGGTCTCCACCGACAAGGTCGACACCGAGATCCCCTCCCCCGTGGCCGGCACCCTGACCAAGATCCTCGTCCAGGAGGACGAGACCGTCGAGGTCGGCGGCGAGCTGGCGATCGTCGGCGGGTCCGGCGGTGGCTCCGGCTCGGCCGAGGAGCCGAAGAAGGAGGAGGCTCCGAAGGAGGCTCCGGCGAAGGACGAGGCTCCCGCCGAGAAGGAGGCTCCCGCCAAGGAGGAGAAGCCGGCGAAGGAGGAGAAGGAGGAGACTCCCGAGTCCCCCACCGACTCCGCCCCCGAGCCGAGCGAGGCGGACAAGCCGGACACGGCGACCGCCCCGGCTCCCTCGGCGACCTCCAACAGCGCCTCGGACGCCGCGGCCTACGTCACCCCGCTGGTGCGCAAGCTCGCCGCGGACAACGACATCGACCTCTCCAGCCTCACCGGCACCGGGATCGGTGGGCGCATCCGCAAGCAGGACGTGCTCGCCGCCGCCGAGGAGAGGAAGCAGGCCGCCCAGCAGCCGGCCGAGGCCGAGAGGAGCGCTCCGGCGGCCTCCTCGTCCGCGAAGCCGTCCGCGGCGCCCGCGGCCATGGAGAGCAGCGTCTCGAAGGAGAAGCGCGGCACCCGGGAGAAGATGTCCCGGCTGCGCAAGGTCATCGCCCAGCGGATGGTCGAGTCGCTGCAGGTCTCGGCTCAGCTGACCACCGTGGTCGAGGTCGACATGTCGAAGGTGGCCCGCGTCCGCGACGCGGAGAAGGCCGGCTTCCAGCGGCGTGAGGGGACCAAGCTCACCTTCCTCCCCTTCATCGCCCTGGCCGCGGCCGAGGCGCTCAAGGACCACCCGGTCATCAACGCCAGCGTCGAGGACGAGGAGATCGTCTACCACGGCCAGGAGAACCTGGCGATCGCCGTGGACACCGAGCGTGGTCTGCTCACCCCGGTCGTGAAGAACGCCGGCGACCTCAACATCGCCGGGCTGGCCCGGGCGATCGACGACGTCGCGCAGCGCACCCGGGACAACAAGATCACCCCGGACGACCTGTCCGGCGGGACCTTCACGATCACCAACACCGGCAGCCGCGGGGCGCTCTTCGACACCCCGATCCTCAACCAGCCCCAGGTGGCGATGCTCGGCACCGGCGCGATCGTGCGCCGTCCGGTCGTGGTCACCGACACCGAGGGTGGCGAGACGATCGCGGTGCGCTCGATGATGTACCTGGCGCTGTCCTACGACCACCGGATCGTCGACGGTGCGGACGCCGCCCGCTTCCTCGGGACGGTGAAGGCGCGCCTGGAGGAGGGCGCCTTCGAGGCGTGA
- a CDS encoding glycosyltransferase codes for MPDDLRRALDDAAASTRARARKPVVQAATKLPPVRRLRDRLRRAERDRDAATRQRDQARAQRDELRARVEELRAEQELLTEERDELRRSADRSTERARGLGYAYRGLRAAALGVRPSSLGGAPGRVSEQDRATHEAEVAALARRGLLVSGLADGEGLEGAVAGYVRAATGIEAGTEARRVSQWLYDHEPTRRAGALGTGLVAHRMGLPELAWERLSQLPVEVWLPHAASEYVMSAGRFDPEACERGIREALDHEDEHTSRTWLDLLRRAMGLRMGHVCEELAGRFDAAAARELDGVTLDEASRTTLQADREWVARWAPRVAAGEPEPLPGGEGVVPIAVMGYDQPDRRNTSSNIGDYVQTVASLGHLVRHTGARFDDTELGRFAAGLAERVPAARRVEGPPRQVSLHQVDRDAASYSAVPDGTWLLAFGWYAHKLGGIAHDLPWPDRLRPLYVSFHVSKRDLLTTEMVEHLRAHAPIGCRDWSTVDVLLGLGVPAFFSGCLTTTVTQLRPDGTPERPADAPTLWVDAPAPRGARRVHNERPDVVTAGLLANLREAVEVLDTYAAEVGEVVTRRLHAYLPARALGCRVDFSPTNPSDVRFAGLSPLTDDEVAAMGDGIADLLEPVMTAILAQRPEDEVRALWSERTEPLVQAAQARSAAEVPLREVVDIDAAVATVQAGRVDVPASEPGPDGEPIEVVVALDGNLKEQMLVVVDGMVEHATRPIHLTVLSRDHDADDHARVARLFPTVSVTWLPCDGVDHGEVLGMIPHITVSTMDRLLLPELLADVDRVVYHDIDALPVGDVAELYATDLQGLPLAARDSEASTMRSGYTNIFVPASLPGLDPGMGAELIRRECARHPFDFVGLNAGILVLDLDRMRADRFCQRFLPYASSFGMHDQHILNVYVGGDRVSLAPRWNARPSQETVTDPAIIHWAGTQKPWDAGYVHHQDIWRRQVERVRSREAALTGDLG; via the coding sequence GTGCCTGATGACCTGCGCCGCGCGCTCGACGACGCCGCCGCCTCGACCCGCGCCCGGGCCCGGAAGCCCGTGGTGCAGGCCGCGACGAAGCTCCCGCCGGTGCGTCGGCTCCGCGACCGGCTGCGCCGCGCGGAGCGCGACCGGGACGCGGCCACGCGGCAGCGCGACCAGGCGCGGGCGCAGCGGGACGAGCTGCGCGCCCGGGTCGAGGAGCTGCGGGCCGAGCAGGAGCTGCTCACCGAGGAGCGGGACGAGCTGCGGCGCTCGGCGGACCGGTCCACCGAGCGGGCGCGCGGCCTGGGGTACGCCTACCGGGGGCTGCGCGCGGCCGCGCTGGGCGTGCGCCCGAGCAGCCTTGGTGGGGCCCCGGGGCGGGTGAGCGAGCAGGACCGGGCGACGCACGAGGCCGAGGTGGCGGCCCTGGCTCGCCGGGGGCTGCTGGTCTCCGGGCTGGCGGATGGCGAGGGGCTCGAGGGGGCGGTGGCCGGCTACGTTCGTGCGGCCACCGGCATCGAGGCTGGGACCGAGGCACGTCGGGTCTCGCAGTGGCTGTACGACCACGAGCCCACCCGGCGGGCCGGTGCGCTGGGGACCGGCCTGGTGGCTCACCGGATGGGGCTGCCCGAGCTGGCCTGGGAGCGGCTCTCCCAGCTGCCGGTCGAGGTGTGGCTGCCGCACGCGGCCAGCGAGTACGTCATGTCCGCGGGACGCTTCGACCCGGAGGCCTGCGAGCGCGGCATCCGTGAGGCGCTGGACCATGAGGACGAGCACACCTCGCGGACCTGGCTGGACCTGCTGCGCCGGGCGATGGGCCTGCGCATGGGCCATGTGTGCGAGGAGCTCGCGGGCCGCTTCGACGCCGCGGCCGCACGCGAGCTCGACGGTGTCACCCTCGACGAGGCGTCGCGCACCACGCTGCAGGCTGACCGGGAGTGGGTGGCCCGCTGGGCGCCGCGGGTGGCCGCGGGCGAGCCCGAGCCGTTGCCCGGCGGCGAAGGGGTGGTCCCGATCGCCGTCATGGGCTACGACCAGCCGGACCGCCGCAACACCTCCTCCAACATCGGCGACTACGTCCAGACCGTCGCCTCGCTCGGGCACCTGGTCCGTCACACCGGGGCCCGCTTCGACGACACCGAGCTCGGGCGCTTCGCCGCCGGGCTCGCCGAACGCGTCCCGGCCGCCCGGCGGGTGGAGGGTCCGCCGCGACAGGTCTCGCTGCACCAGGTGGACCGCGACGCGGCCAGCTACTCGGCCGTGCCGGACGGCACGTGGCTGCTCGCCTTCGGGTGGTACGCGCACAAGCTGGGCGGCATCGCCCACGACCTGCCGTGGCCGGACCGGCTCCGACCGCTCTACGTCTCCTTCCACGTGAGCAAGCGCGACCTGCTGACGACCGAGATGGTCGAGCACCTGCGCGCGCACGCGCCGATCGGCTGCCGGGACTGGTCCACCGTGGACGTGCTGCTCGGCCTCGGCGTGCCCGCCTTCTTCTCCGGCTGCCTCACGACGACGGTCACCCAGCTGCGTCCGGACGGCACCCCCGAGCGGCCCGCCGACGCCCCGACGCTGTGGGTGGACGCGCCCGCCCCGCGGGGGGCACGTCGGGTGCACAACGAGCGCCCGGACGTCGTCACCGCCGGCCTGCTGGCCAACCTGCGCGAGGCGGTCGAGGTGCTGGACACCTACGCCGCAGAGGTCGGCGAGGTGGTCACCCGTCGGCTGCACGCCTACCTGCCGGCCCGGGCGCTGGGCTGCCGGGTCGACTTCTCCCCGACCAACCCCAGCGACGTCCGCTTCGCCGGGCTGAGCCCGCTCACCGACGACGAGGTCGCGGCGATGGGCGACGGCATCGCCGACCTGCTGGAGCCGGTGATGACCGCGATCCTCGCGCAGCGGCCCGAGGACGAGGTCCGGGCACTCTGGAGCGAGCGCACCGAGCCGCTGGTGCAGGCCGCCCAGGCACGGTCCGCCGCCGAGGTGCCGCTGCGCGAGGTCGTCGACATCGATGCCGCCGTGGCGACCGTGCAGGCCGGCCGGGTGGACGTACCGGCCAGCGAGCCGGGCCCGGACGGTGAGCCGATCGAGGTGGTCGTCGCCCTGGACGGCAACCTCAAGGAGCAGATGCTCGTCGTCGTCGACGGCATGGTCGAGCACGCCACCCGGCCGATCCACCTCACCGTGCTCAGCCGAGACCACGACGCCGACGACCACGCCCGGGTGGCCCGGCTCTTCCCCACGGTGTCGGTCACCTGGTTGCCCTGCGACGGCGTGGACCACGGGGAGGTGCTCGGGATGATCCCGCACATCACCGTCTCGACGATGGACCGGCTGCTGCTGCCGGAGCTGCTCGCCGACGTCGACCGGGTGGTCTACCACGACATCGACGCGCTGCCGGTCGGTGACGTCGCCGAGCTCTATGCCACCGACCTGCAGGGGTTGCCGCTGGCGGCGCGGGATTCCGAGGCGAGCACGATGCGCAGCGGCTACACCAACATCTTCGTCCCGGCGTCGCTGCCCGGTCTCGATCCCGGGATGGGCGCTGAGCTCATCCGGCGGGAGTGCGCGCGGCACCCCTTCGACTTCGTCGGTCTCAACGCCGGGATCCTGGTGCTCGACCTCGACCGGATGCGGGCGGACCGGTTCTGCCAGCGCTTCCTGCCCTACGCCTCGAGCTTCGGGATGCACGACCAGCACATCCTCAACGTCTACGTCGGTGGCGACCGGGTCTCTCTGGCGCCACGGTGGAACGCCCGCCCCAGCCAGGAGACGGTCACCGATCCGGCGATCATCCACTGGGCCGGCACCCAGAAGCCGTGGGATGCGGGGTACGTCCACCACCAGGACATCTGGCGTCGTCAGGTCGAGCGGGTGCGCAGCCGTGAGGCGGCGCTGACCGGCGATCTAGGCTGA
- the lpdA gene encoding dihydrolipoyl dehydrogenase — protein MVATPDRSSDTPFDLVVLGAGSGGYACALRARQLGLTVALVEEDKIGGTCLHRGCIPTKALLHAAEVADHARHGADLGVRSTFEGIDTAALHARKDTVVGQLYKGVSGLVSQAGVEVVAGRGRLTGPGTVEVTAPDGATREVAGRHVVLATGSYARTLPGITLGPRVMTSDQAISIESIPERTIVLGGGVIGVEFASMLASFGSQVTVVEALDRLVPAEEPALSTQLQRAYRKRGSDVRTSVSVAGVTEHEDRVVVEIEGGDPLEAELLLVAVGRGPRTEGIGLEEVGVETDRGFVVTDERCATSVPGVLAVGDIVPGLQLAHRGFAQGIFAAEEIGGLQPQPVQDSQVPRVTYSDPEVASVGLTTEQATAAGVEVEQVTYPLGGNGRSVIRGTSGQVIVLRAKEGPVVGVHMIGLGVSELIAEAQVVVGWEAHPEDVAPLVHAHPTQGEALGEAAMLAAGRPLHAHA, from the coding sequence GTGGTCGCCACCCCAGACCGCTCGTCCGACACCCCCTTCGACCTCGTCGTCCTCGGCGCCGGCAGCGGCGGCTACGCCTGCGCGCTGCGCGCCCGCCAGCTCGGCCTGACCGTGGCCCTGGTCGAGGAGGACAAGATCGGCGGCACCTGCCTGCACCGCGGGTGCATCCCGACCAAGGCGCTGCTGCACGCCGCCGAGGTCGCCGACCACGCCCGGCACGGGGCCGATCTCGGGGTGCGCTCGACCTTCGAGGGCATCGACACGGCGGCGCTGCACGCCCGCAAGGACACGGTCGTCGGCCAGCTCTACAAGGGGGTCAGCGGGCTGGTCTCCCAGGCCGGGGTCGAGGTGGTCGCCGGCCGCGGGCGGCTCACCGGTCCGGGCACGGTCGAGGTGACCGCGCCGGACGGCGCCACCCGCGAGGTCGCCGGGCGTCACGTCGTGCTCGCCACCGGCTCTTACGCCCGCACCCTGCCGGGGATCACGCTCGGCCCGCGGGTGATGACCAGCGACCAGGCGATAAGCATCGAGAGCATCCCGGAGCGCACGATTGTCCTCGGCGGCGGTGTCATCGGGGTCGAGTTCGCCTCGATGCTCGCCTCCTTCGGCAGCCAGGTCACCGTCGTCGAGGCGCTGGACCGGCTGGTGCCGGCCGAGGAGCCCGCCCTGTCGACCCAGCTGCAGCGGGCCTACCGCAAGCGCGGCAGCGACGTGCGCACCTCGGTCTCGGTGGCCGGGGTCACCGAGCACGAGGACCGGGTGGTCGTCGAGATCGAGGGCGGCGACCCGCTGGAGGCCGAGCTGCTGCTCGTCGCGGTGGGTCGCGGGCCGCGCACCGAGGGCATCGGCCTGGAGGAGGTCGGCGTCGAGACCGACCGGGGCTTCGTCGTCACCGACGAGCGCTGCGCCACCAGCGTGCCGGGTGTGCTGGCCGTCGGCGACATCGTCCCCGGCCTGCAGCTGGCCCACCGCGGCTTCGCCCAGGGCATCTTCGCCGCCGAGGAGATCGGCGGCCTGCAGCCGCAGCCGGTCCAGGACTCCCAGGTCCCCCGGGTCACCTACTCCGACCCCGAGGTCGCCTCCGTCGGGCTGACCACCGAGCAGGCCACCGCCGCCGGGGTCGAGGTCGAGCAGGTGACCTACCCGCTCGGCGGCAACGGGCGCAGCGTCATCCGCGGCACCTCCGGCCAGGTGATCGTGCTGCGGGCGAAGGAGGGCCCGGTCGTCGGGGTGCACATGATCGGCCTGGGGGTCAGCGAGCTCATCGCCGAGGCCCAGGTGGTCGTCGGCTGGGAGGCCCACCCCGAGGACGTGGCGCCGCTGGTGCACGCCCACCCCACCCAGGGCGAGGCGCTCGGCGAGGCGGCGATGCTCGCCGCCGGGCGGCCGCTGCACGCGCACGCCTGA
- a CDS encoding leucyl aminopeptidase yields the protein MSLLSLGSRSAATFAGDALVLGIAPGAGDDPATLVGADLPKKALSHLGSLLAALEPSTAVGSTTTVAAVPGVAARRVVLVGLGGEEDDRPVTEVLRRAAGSATRAAGDGSVALALPHADGAGLAAIAEGALGGAYTFTAHKSAGGADAGTGSSKRKGKGKGSDTHGDGDEREITVYSSLGRKDSPQDVLARAAVVGRAVAWARDLVNTAPNLLYPQTFTEQVQQVAAASDASRRLEVTVLDEEALADGGFGGILGVGQGSTRPPRIVRLAYRPARSGKTPPVALVGKGITFDTGGVCLKPPASMTTMKSDMAGAATVAATVVAAAELGLPVPVTGYLCLAENMPGGNAQRPGDVVTMHNGTTVEIIDTDAEGRMVLADGMSLAVEQGATRVIDVATLTGACVVALGPKIFGVMGNDDDLREQIAVASARVDEPSWPLPLPADLRSGLDSSVADIAHKGDRWGGALTAGLFLQEFARTADGETVPWAHLDIAGPSFNEGGATGHLSKGGTGVAVTTLVELLATQEPTTKR from the coding sequence GTGTCCCTCCTCTCCCTCGGATCCCGCTCCGCCGCCACCTTCGCCGGCGACGCCCTCGTGCTCGGCATCGCGCCCGGCGCCGGCGACGACCCGGCCACGCTGGTCGGCGCCGACCTGCCGAAGAAGGCGCTGAGCCACCTGGGCAGCCTGCTGGCCGCGCTGGAGCCCAGCACCGCCGTGGGCAGCACCACCACGGTGGCCGCGGTCCCCGGGGTCGCCGCCCGCCGGGTCGTGCTCGTCGGGCTCGGCGGCGAGGAGGACGACCGTCCGGTGACCGAGGTGCTGCGCCGGGCCGCCGGCTCGGCCACCCGGGCCGCCGGCGACGGCTCGGTGGCGCTCGCCCTGCCGCACGCCGACGGGGCCGGCCTGGCGGCGATCGCCGAGGGGGCCCTGGGCGGCGCCTACACCTTCACCGCGCACAAGAGCGCCGGGGGCGCGGACGCGGGCACGGGCTCGAGCAAGCGCAAGGGCAAGGGCAAGGGCAGCGACACGCACGGCGACGGGGACGAGCGCGAGATCACCGTCTACTCCTCGCTCGGGCGCAAGGACTCGCCCCAGGACGTGCTCGCCCGCGCCGCGGTGGTCGGTCGCGCGGTCGCCTGGGCCCGCGACCTGGTCAACACCGCGCCCAACCTGCTCTACCCGCAGACCTTCACCGAGCAGGTCCAGCAGGTGGCCGCTGCCTCCGACGCCTCGCGGCGTCTCGAGGTCACCGTGCTCGACGAGGAGGCGCTGGCCGACGGCGGCTTCGGCGGCATCCTCGGCGTCGGCCAGGGCAGCACCCGTCCCCCGCGGATCGTCCGGCTCGCCTACCGGCCGGCCCGCTCCGGCAAGACTCCCCCGGTCGCGCTCGTCGGCAAGGGCATCACCTTCGACACCGGCGGGGTGTGCCTGAAGCCCCCGGCCTCGATGACGACGATGAAGTCGGACATGGCCGGCGCCGCCACCGTGGCCGCCACCGTCGTCGCCGCCGCCGAGCTCGGCCTGCCGGTCCCGGTCACCGGCTACCTCTGCCTCGCCGAGAACATGCCCGGCGGCAACGCCCAGCGCCCCGGGGACGTCGTGACGATGCACAACGGCACCACCGTAGAGATCATCGACACCGACGCCGAAGGGCGGATGGTGCTCGCCGACGGGATGAGCCTGGCCGTCGAGCAGGGCGCCACCCGGGTCATCGACGTCGCCACCCTCACCGGCGCCTGCGTCGTCGCCCTCGGCCCCAAGATCTTCGGGGTCATGGGCAACGACGACGACCTGCGCGAGCAGATCGCCGTCGCCTCGGCCCGCGTCGACGAGCCGAGCTGGCCGCTGCCGCTACCGGCCGACCTGCGCAGCGGCCTGGACTCCTCGGTCGCCGACATCGCGCACAAGGGCGACCGCTGGGGCGGGGCGCTGACCGCCGGGCTCTTCCTGCAGGAGTTCGCCCGCACCGCCGACGGCGAGACCGTCCCGTGGGCGCACCTGGACATCGCCGGCCCCTCCTTCAACGAGGGCGGCGCCACCGGGCACCTGAGCAAGGGCGGCACCGGCGTCGCCGTCACCACCCTCGTCGAGCTGCTGGCCACCCAGGAGCCGACGACGAAGCGCTGA